One window from the genome of Cryptomeria japonica chromosome 6, Sugi_1.0, whole genome shotgun sequence encodes:
- the LOC131039741 gene encoding receptor-like protein kinase FERONIA, translating to MDSNSIQSSALLLSMSTILSLLFSAFIVLSICSHAADQDTILLNCGSSSTVPSQDRRIFVGDHTSKFTPSTSTEAAASEPIQSTEILYRTARLFTAKSTYTVPITATSQRHFLRFHFYPSSYSTHKLIDADFSVNWGSYVLLHNFTLATLKQPHVIEFCIPVTKRKQLEIIFTPEATNPKSYAFINAMEIISIPDRLFGSPAIIPGSNFQSNQYKITLNTALQKLYRLNVGGHTISPDDDKYGRTWDDDSKFIFGAAMGRTGTNSTEIEQADDFAPNDVYATYRSMDPNSLVNLNFNLSWVFSNIDANFSYLVRLHFCELQLTKGNQRKFDIYINNQTAEEAFDVIEVASGPNIPIYRDYLIYVPADESTTTDLWVELHPNNKTRPPSERYNAILNGLEIFKLNDSSGNLAGLNPVVTEETEESTANGPVSSPSSSKHKGYIIGIVSGSLGGLVSLLCLMILSFALKRRSKNSKGSHEKPFTAVAEHAGGTTTTTTTTSTESSAFTGISNNGLNSVVSIFYRYFSFSEIQDATNNFDDSLLLGVGGFGKVYRGEISGGTGVAIKRAKTQSLQGSHEFRNEIDLLSRLRHKNLVSLIGYCDQNSEMCLVYDYVPNGTLEKHLHGKNPGSTVLSWKQRLEICIGAAKGLDYLHSGAFQTVIHRDVKSTNILLDENLSAKVSDFGLSKTVGTSDQSHVTTDVKGSFGYMDPEYFYSLTLTKKSDVYSFGVVLFEVLCAKPAVMSTQSGEKINLSDCVLEHLRDDALEHMIDPNLVGDITSDSFQIFAEVGEKCLAGGGEERPSMADVVWHLEFSLQIHETATCQRKTTCGVISDEV from the exons ATGGACTCCAACTCGATCCAAAGCTCTGCACTACTCCTTTCTATGTCCACCAttctctccctcctcttctctgCATTCATTGTGCTCTCAATTTGTAGTCATGCTGCAGATCAGGACACAATTCTTCTCAACTGTGGCTCCTCAAGCACAGTTCCGTCACAGGACAGGCGTATATTTGTTGGAGATCATACATCTAAATTCACTCCCTCCACCAGCACTGAGGCAGCAGCATCTGAACCAATTCAGTCCACTGAAATTCTCTACAGGACAGCCCGTCTATTCACAGCAAAATCCACATACACAGTCCCCATCACAGCCACTTCTCAGAGGCATTTCCTCCGCTTTCACTTTTACCCCTCTTCCTACAGCACCCACAAACTCATTGACGCTGATTTTTCTGTCAACTGGGGGTCGTATGTTCTCCTCCACAATTTCACTTTAGCAACTCTAAAACAGCCACATGTTATAGAATTTTGCATTCCTGTCACCAAACGGAAACAGCTTGAGATCATATTTACCCCTGAAGCAACCAATCCCAAATCCTATGCATTCATCAACGCAATGGAAATCATATCCATTCCAGATCGGCTGTTTGGGAGCCCTGCCATTATCCCTGGCTCCAATTTTCAGTCAAATCAATATAAAATAACCTTAAACACTGCCTTGCAGAAGCTGTACAGATTGAATGTGGGAGGGCACACCATATCTCCTGACGATGATAAGTATGGGAGGACTTGGGATGACGATTCGAAGTTTATATTTGGGGCTGCTATGGGTAGAACAGGAACAAATTCTACAGAGATCGAACAGGCAGATGATTTTGCGCCTAACGATGTATATGCCACCTATAGGTCCATGGATCCAAACTCCCTAGTCAACCTCAACTTCAATTTAAGCTGGGTTTTCAGCAATATTGATGCCAATTTCAGTTACCTGGTTCGTCTTCACTTCTGTGAGCTTCAATTGACAAAGGGCAACCAAAGGAAGTTTGACATTTATATTAATAATCAAACTGCAGAGGAAGCCTTCGATGTCATTGAAGTGGCTTCAGGCCCAaacatccctatttacagagatTATCTCATCTATGTCCCTGCAGATGAATCTACTACTACAGACCTGTGGGTGGAGCTGCATCCCAACAACAAAACAAGGCCACCATCAGAGCGCTATAATGCTATTCTGAATGGACTGGAAATATTTAAGTTAAATGACAGTTCTGGAAATCTTGCAGGACTAAATCCTGTGGTAACTGAGGAAACTGAAGAAAGCACAGCGAATGGGCCTGTGAGCAGCCCTAGCAGTAGCAAGCATAAGGGCTATATAATTGGAATTGTATCTGGAAGTTTAGGTGGTTTAGTCAGTTTGCTCTGTTTGATGATTTTGAGCTTTGCTttgaaaagaagaagcaagaatagTAAGGGCTCCCATGAGAAGCCCTTTACTGCTGTTGCCGAACATGCAGGAGGGACAacaactactactactactacttctACTGAATCTAGTGCATTCACAGGAATATCCAACAATGGATTGAATTCTGTAGTTAGCATATTTTACAG ATACTTTAGTTTTTCAGAGATCCAAGATGCAACCAACAACTTTGACGACTCACTTCTTCTTGGGGTAGGAGGGTTTGGAAAAGTTTACAGAGGAGAAATCAGTGGTGGCACCGGAGTTGCAATTAAAAGAGCAAAGACACAATCCCTCCAAGGTTCTCACGAGTTCAGGAACGAGATAGACCTATTGTCCAGGCTTAGGCACAAGAATTTGGTATCCCTTATAGGCTACTGTGATCAGAACTCAGAAATGTGTCTTGTTTATGATTATGTTCCCAATGGCACACTGGAGAAGCATCTCCATGGCAAGAACCCAGGAAGCACTGTTTTGTCATGGAAGCAGAGGCTGGAGATATGCATCGGTGCAGCAAAGGGCCTTGACTATCTTCACTCTGGGGCATTCCAGACAGTCATACACCGTGATGTAAAGAGTACCAATATTCTTCTAGATGAAAACTTGAGTGCCAAAGTTTCTGATTTTGGGCTTTCCAAAACAGTGGGCACATCCGATCAGAGTCATGTAACCACTGATGTGAAGGGGAGCTTTGGATATATGGATCCTGAGTACTTCTACAGCTTGACTCTTACAAAGAAATCTGATGTGTATTCCTTTGGGGTGGTGTTGTTTGAGGTGTTGTGTGCTAAACCTGCTGTTATGTCTACCCAGTCAGGGGAGAAGATAAATCTCTCTGACTGTGTTCTGGAGCATCTAAGAGATGATGCTCTGGAGCATATGATAGATCCCAATTTAGTAGGTGACATAACCTCAGATTCCTTTCAGATATTTGCAGAGGTGGGAGAGAAGTGTTTGGCAGGGGGAGGTGAAGAGAGGCCTTCCATGGCAGATGTGGTGTGGCACTTGGAGTTTTCCCTGCAAATACATGAAACTGCAACATGTCAAAGAAAAACAACTTGTGGtgttatttctgatgaagtttga